The following is a genomic window from Manihot esculenta cultivar AM560-2 chromosome 9, M.esculenta_v8, whole genome shotgun sequence.
GCTTAATAGTTCCCTATTTTTAGGAGATGGTTATATCTCCCTCTTGTATTTATGTGCaataattcaataaaagaaTTATGAGAAAAATTGCTAaagttttttagtatttaactCAAGAGATGAGCCTGTTACATTGCAACCATAGGTTGCAAAAAGAAAACTTCGTCCTCAGGAAATTCCAGCAATAGACCCATAACTCGATCCATTTCTAAGAACTCTAACACTTATGTTTCTTGAGAATAGAAGGAAGTGAATCTAGTCAATAATAAAGGAAAGATGCATTAAAGGAAGCATCTGTATCATGAAATATATATGATAAAGTCAAGATGCAATATCTTCCTATCCTTCTATCTTTCGAACCAAACACCACATCACTGAAGAATGGtccattttcaaaattaaacaaaaaattaagcAAATGCACTCTTAAAGTACAAACCAGACCCAAGTCAAGCAGTGAACCCGACCAAGCTTCAAGAGAGAGTCGAGTAGATGCACTGTAATTCTTGTATTCAGAACTAATATCAACATCCTGCAAAAACGCAATGAGTATTAACAGAcatatacaaaaaaataaaaacaaaaacaaaaaagggAAACAAAAGCTCCCTAAGCTTAAGAAAGATTTCCACTCTCAGAATTAGTAAAAACTGCAGATGATCCAGAAAATTATTCTCCCAAATATCAAACAATAAATTCAACAACAAAGTACAAATCATAAGAAAATCAATAGTATAAATTAGTTGAAACTTCTCAAATTATGATTGTTGTTTTCATGTCTATAAATGTCCATGGCCAATTCATAAAACATTACATCGAGATTCTGAAAGCTAAAATCTCCGATCTACTGACTGCGTACATGAAGTCAAAACCTGATGCCATATGGTCACATTGTAAATGTAATTATTTCTTTTCAGCACTTCCCtatatttttacttttctttGAGGTCTAACTAATTCAAGTTTGACTTGATATACAAACATCCAATGCGCCATCCATTAAACACAACATGCTCATCATAGTCAACTTCTTGAAAGATTTAATAGAGGGAGAGTGACAAAGAAGTAGAGATTATAAGATCTGTAGTTCCGAGAATTAGGGAATTGCCTCAAATAATTCAGTCAAAGGATCTTTCTTGGAATCTTGTtccctcttcctcctccttgaATTACCCTGAAAGCTGCCAGCCTCTGATTGGATTTTATAACGAGATTTCTCCAATATGTCTTCTAGAAATAACTCTGTCACAGGGAAAGTCAATCCCTGCCAATATAccaaaacaaataaaaagacGAATGATGATGAACAGATATGATAGCTGTGTATTCAACACCCTCCAAAAAAAGTTTAAATGCATTGAAATTGAAATAGTTAAAATACCGGTATATGAATAATTTGGGCATTTCCAAAGTATTTCGAGAACAAATTGGCATTAATGGTTGCACTCATTAGAATAAGACGTAAATCTGGACGCCGAGGGAGAAGGTCACgcaaaataattaatagaaagTCCTCATTCATACCCCGTTCGTGAATTTCATCAACTAACAAATGGCTCACACCAGTCAAATCTGGATCCTGAACCTGTAGTTAACATCAAAATACATAGAAGCAGAATATCAGGAATGTGCAAGAACATAAAAGCCCATGTGAAAGCTGCAAGAAGGTAAAGCAGAAAGTTCAGGAATTAGAACATCCTTGGTTTTCTGACTCAAGAAATCTAAAGGATTGCACTTTCAACACCTATACAAGGTGGTCTATAAAGTTGCACCATCAAGTTTACGAATAAGCATAGAGTTAAAGCTTGAGATACTAGACAATTTCCAAATTGAGGAATTTTAAAAGCTAAGCATGAACTAAAACCCCTAGGAAGAATTAAGCAATATATAAGCCTCATAAAAGTGGAAGATGCACATGTAACAAAAATTACCAACTGGCGAAGTAAAACACCAGTGGTGCAGAAGAGGAGCCGTGTCTGATCAGATCGCTTTGCCTCCAAGCGAATCTGATAACCAACAGTTTCACCAAGATTCTCTCCCCGTTCAGATGATATTCGAGCTGCAACAGATATGGCAGATATACGACGGGGCTGTGTGCATATTATGCTGCAGTGAGCACCACACAGTCTTGCTATCTCCTCTTCCAATATATATTGAGGTAGCTGTGTTGTTTTACCACAACCTGTCTCTCCTGAAATTACTAAAACCTGCAATTTTCAAATGCAGATAATGAGAATCTGCTTAGGATTAGTTTTAGAAGATTTATGAAGACAATAAATTTCCCTTTATCAACTAAAAGTTTTAAAACAATGTTGGGAAAGGATCATGGGGGCTGGGGGCACaaagaagaaaatattaaaatctccAATTGGAAGGTAAGATGATTGCTTTTCATGTCACAGGCACATCAGCCAGAAAAAGATACTACTGGACAGTTATGCCCCAGTTTATACACCAAAGCATCTAAGGGGAATTGTTTATCGCATCTATCACAAAAATATTCTCTGTTACCTTCCTCTAAAATTGAAGGTCATTTTCTTTAGGCCTGGaggaaattaattaaaattcaacagCGTGAATTCTATACCATCTTTCAAATATAGCTTTAATGTACGGAAGTTGAAAATCATATTACTTTACCAAATTGGTTGGAACTGAACTAAAAATGACCCAGGCCACAAGATATCAGGTAAATACATCATGATTCAATTACTTTCTGATGTaggtattaatattaaaaaataattattcataatCTTAGTCAACACAATAATACACACCAAACcattattaaatttcataccTAAAGCATGGTCCTTATTTAACTGGAAATAAATGAAGAAATATCACTAAAACAATGGTGCAATTTGTGGACCCCAAGgaacatcttttttttttgttattgatGATACTTATTCAAAATAATTGATTAAAACTTggagataaagaaaaaaaaaatctgcacCTGATTTTCAGAAACAGCATTCAGAAACTCGCCCTTCACTTTGTATGCAGGGAGCTTTTTTCTAAAAGACTGCAATTCCTTCACAGAATTACTTGCCTGAAAGCAAGAAACAAATGACAGGAAATTTTTCAACATCTGACATGtctattaaatttatagaaGTAAACAGGCATCACCAGGAAGATCTGGGTTTTTCATGTGTACACATAGTAAAAATCAAaaacatcaataaaaattataagcttAGCCAATCTACCATCAGTTTATCCTGCCTCTGCTTTAATTCAATACTGAGTTTCTCCTTAGCAGAACTTGATTCCAAGGTAGAGACAGGTTTTGTTATCTTTAGACCATTTGATGGTTGTCTGTCCCCCTGACCAGATGCTGCAGAATCAATAGCAGGTGCTGCTCTCTGTGAGCTGCTCAAAAGATTTCCAACTCTCCTCTCAGTCTCTCTAGACATTTGGATCTGTAGAGGGAAATGAATGAGAATAACCCAacaactatattataattttgtatAATTGCATATTCTTGCCTCTTTCTGTGTGGATCCATGACGCTCATCAAGATCAGCCCGATAATCTGGCAACGGAACTTTGCTAACCACAAGTGTCTTTCCCTTATTATATGCATGGCTTCCTTTCCACAAGGAAAATTAAGCAGCCAACAATTATGAGATGAAGCTTCAGGGTGAATAATTAAGCAAGCACAATCCAAAATCACTTGTGGAGATAAGCTTAAACTTGTGAAAAAGGAAACACTGCCATAATCAATTAAATAGCCATAAAATTTGAGTGGACTTTTCAAATATTCTAAAACTATGCTGCCTGATAACATTATTGCTCCAAGAAATTAAGATACAAAATATAATCTAAATGGGTCTGTACTTCTGTCTTCGCATTCATGGTTGGACTATTTCCTAAATATTCAAATTCTACTTAATAAAATATGGCAAGCAGTTGAAATCACTTACAAGTAAAGACCCAATTGATAAGCCATGTCAGAGAGGGTTTGCTGGTCAGCGCGACTGTAGTTACGCTTTATAATCATCTCCTCATCTCCTCCATTCTTCATGTTCTCCATCTTATCCCACCATTCATTCTCATCAAGAACTTCCATCTAAAAGGCGCGAAAAACAcacaaacatacatacataatatAAAGAAACTAAATAAAGGAAACAATAAACCTGAATGTGCAGTATCTCAAAAATTAAGAGGCATAATCTGTAAATTTTTATGTcaagagaaaaaatataaagaggAATAAGTCTGCATTTAGCTTGCTTCAACTCCTGAAGGGCACTGAAAACCATGATCTGTCTTCTTACACAGGTGTTAAATGCCATCTTTACAATTAGAACTAACGGGATTTTTCCAAACAAGCATTTTACAGATCGTTacaattcattttcattagcAACCAAGTTATGAACATTTGAATGTTTCGTTGTTCAACTACATAGCTCAATTAATATTAGGTTCATCTTCATCCATACATTTCCTCAGAGTTCTTTTAACTTAGTGACCAAGCAGCTGGTGAACCAACTAAAACCCTAAAAAGACAAATAAGTAAACCTCCTAGAAACGCAAATTCCATAATCAAATACCTCAGCGGCTTTCTGTCTCAAGCGCTCCGCTCGCCAAACTGGGTCCCACCACCTCTGCTCACCAcgtccacctcctcctcctccacgaCCTCCACGTCCTCCACCACCTCGACCAGGCACGCTACTGCTGCTGCCGCGGCCACCTCGGCGGCCGCCCTGGAAGTTAGGACGGCGAGACATGGCGATAGTAGAGATCTGTAAGCGAGAGGATAAAATCTTTGATCCAGAAATGGGTGCGGCTAGTGGTTGTTGGAGAGTCTTGGAATTGGAAGTGAGAGTGAAAAAAGAGTTAGAGCGGAGCAAGCGCAGagacatttatttataaaattacaaaaagcaACAACACAAAACGCACTGTACTGAAGTGCTTAGATGGAGATTTTGCGAGTTCCGTGTGTAATGGCCACGGTGCTCCAGACGCGGCTTTGCACGTAGCTAATAGTTAAAATGCCTGCCCTGCCCTCCCTGCCCTGTGCCAACTTGTAAAACTATCATAACAAATCTACGGATACTACACTCATTGATTTTCCATGAACTGAACTTGGTGTATGTTTTATTTTGTTACTTGGTCAAACAATCTCTAACAATAAGCTAATAAGctaatttgtttatttataatattttttaaaaggatCAATGACAATAAAAATttgtacttttaattttttttataattatactttaaatttttttatcaattaaaatttaatattttaaaattattttaattatatttatcattacattttttaaaaattaacaaaattatcatattatttatCAACGCTgtacttaataaaatttaaaattatttattaaaaaaattctatattttacttttattataatttcatcctatatttttatattttaccaattaactttttcttattattaaatatatttaaaaattactatttatattattatttaatttttttatttttatcaataattttataataataatttattttaattttattaatttttcttaaatatgtCTAATATACTTACTATTTAGCATTACTTtcaaaattactattaaaaacatagctttaataaatatattaattataaagtattaaaaataatttaaaataatatttaacatgatttaaaaatattaaaaataataaaataattttttataatattttttaaaattatttttttaactctcAAATATAATACCAATCCaccatttctttttaaattatattaatattcagagaaaaattaataatatatatattaaatatttgattttatagTATATTTGGTTAAAtggctaaaaaaatatataatttatttaaaattataaattctatttttattccTCATctcctaaaaaaatattaataaaataaataagtatcaaAAAAACATATACTTTTAGTTTTATTGCAATTCtattataaacttttaaaatattattaattttactctGAAATTTACTGATGTGATGAGTAACAtagcaattttattaatttttaacagtATAAATAATAGCAAAGTacatttgaaataattttaaaagttacgttttaattgataaaaaaaaaatatagaatgtAATTACAACAAAATTAAAAGTACACTTTTTTTATCGTttgactttttaaaattataatttcatttgtaagttaaaaaaataaatttaagagccTATTTTTCatttagattataataattttatatttataagctaaaaaaatagatttaggattaatttttttcattttaatatttataaatactaaacttataatttaactaaattgCTATATTATCCTATTTAACTTTTAGAGTTAAtcacattttatttattatattttttattaattttaataacaaaTATGCTCATACACTATTTACTAATCAAATATACATGCAAATGGTTTATTAGACATTTAATACATTTTAACTAGATAtatgattattgaaaatttttaatatttataaaattcaaataacttataaatattattgataaaaagtaatttcaacacatttttcatgttatttttagtattaaattgagtattttttttattaattttatatttttttattatattttacaaaaaaaaatctaataaaaataattttaaaatgctgaaattaatttatcagcGATTTGAATAAATATACCGGATGATCATACTGCACATAAGAATGAATTGTCCAAACCCGCAGGCTGAATTAACTATTTTTAGACGGTAAATTTGACAAAGTAATTTGCTCAAACTAACTAGCAATTTAGTTAGggtgaaatttcagtttataCATAAATTGGAAGATCTAAACTcaattattcattttttattctttaatatttatacaaattctgttttttatattattattactttgttatttgatCAAAATGCTCGattgtttttaatttcaaagtaatatattgttagtttgaatatctgaaattgcttaggttattcaataATAAGTAACAATTAATGTAACAATtaagaaattatataatttaactcAAACTCACCACGCGACTAGTCGGTttgaattaggtctctctaataCTTAAAacagttaataaataaaattccaaATATGTTCGTAGGTAATTTATTGGTTATGATTAATTagtgaatattttataattaatttaaacataaaaaaagaATGTTTATGTAGAGCGTCTTCTAtaactataattaatttattaaaatgaataaaaatatttttatatggatGATCAATTCCTAAACTAAAATGGATACtacacttcaactagaacttatttacatttatttatttcttttttaattatcattttctttaattgttttaatttttattttactcatcatcaaaatcccattttatttttattatttatttttctagttataatttgaaaattttttgtgTCAATTTTCTGCTAATTCGATCCTATTCTCTATATACACAATTCatatttattgttatttaatatattattttttgtaatttcaATGTCCATCAATTATATGCATATATTGTAACAAAAGTTAATATGAGCCACTTATAACTTAT
Proteins encoded in this region:
- the LOC110622521 gene encoding DExH-box ATP-dependent RNA helicase DExH1 isoform X1 yields the protein MSLRLLRSNSFFTLTSNSKTLQQPLAAPISGSKILSSRLQISTIAMSRRPNFQGGRRGGRGSSSSVPGRGGGGRGGRGGGGGGRGEQRWWDPVWRAERLRQKAAEMEVLDENEWWDKMENMKNGGDEEMIIKRNYSRADQQTLSDMAYQLGLYFHAYNKGKTLVVSKVPLPDYRADLDERHGSTQKEIQMSRETERRVGNLLSSSQRAAPAIDSAASGQGDRQPSNGLKITKPVSTLESSSAKEKLSIELKQRQDKLMASNSVKELQSFRKKLPAYKVKGEFLNAVSENQVLVISGETGCGKTTQLPQYILEEEIARLCGAHCSIICTQPRRISAISVAARISSERGENLGETVGYQIRLEAKRSDQTRLLFCTTGVLLRQLVQDPDLTGVSHLLVDEIHERGMNEDFLLIILRDLLPRRPDLRLILMSATINANLFSKYFGNAQIIHIPGLTFPVTELFLEDILEKSRYKIQSEAGSFQGNSRRRKREQDSKKDPLTELFEDVDISSEYKNYSASTRLSLEAWSGSLLDLGLVEATVEFICRHEGDGAILVFLTGWDEISKLLDRIKGNKLLGDPSKFSVLPLHGSMPTINQREIFDRPPPNKRKIVLATNIAESSITIDDVVYVVDCGKAKETSYDALNKLACLLPSWISKASAHQRRGRAGRVQPGVCYRLYPKIIHNAMLQYQLPEILRTPLQELCLHIKSLQLGTVGSFLAKALQPPDPLSVQNAIELLKTIGALDDNEELTPLGRHLCTLPLDPNIGKMLLLGSIFQCLNPALTIAAALAHRDPFVLPIDRKNEADAAKRSFAGDSCSDHIALVKAFEGYKEAKHNRNERAFCWENFLSPITLQMMEDMREQFLTLLADIGFVDISRGARAYNQYSHDLEMVSAILCAGLYPNVVQCKRRGKRTAFYTKEVGKVDIHPASVNAGVHLFPLPYMVYSEKVKTTSIYIRDSTNISDYALLLFGGSLFPSNNGEGIEMLGGYLHFSASKSVLELIKKLRAELDKLLWRKIEDPSLDISMEGKGVVSAVVELLHSYNLRF